The proteins below are encoded in one region of Ursus arctos isolate Adak ecotype North America unplaced genomic scaffold, UrsArc2.0 scaffold_24, whole genome shotgun sequence:
- the GPS1 gene encoding COP9 signalosome complex subunit 1 isoform X5, translated as MRDSPAPSSASSSVTDLYCTPHSSRSDLFLPGTAGDFSLSASLSACTLLYEGAVEPMQIDVDPQEDPQNAPDVNYVVENPTLDLEQYAASYSGLMRIERLQFIADHCPPLRVEALKMALSFVQRTFNVDMYEEIHRKLSDATRELQNAPDTIPESGVEPPPLDTAWVEATRKKALLKLEKLDTDLKNYKGNSIKESIRRGHDDLGDHYLDCGDLSNALKCYSRARDYCTSAKHVINMCLNVIKVSVYLQNWSHVLSYVSKAESTPEIAERGERDSQTQAILTKLKCAAGLAELAARKYKQAAKCFLLASFDHCDFPELLSPSNVAVYGGLCALATFDRQELQRNVISSSSFKLFLELEPQVRDIIFKFYESKYASCLKMLDEMKDNLLLDMYLAPHVRTLYTQIRNRALIQYFSPYVSADMHKMAAAFNTTVAALEDELTQLILEGLINARINSHSKILYARDVDQRSTTFEKSLLMGKEFQRRAKAMILRAAVLRNQIHVKSPPREGSQGELTPANSQSRMSTNM; from the exons ATGAGGGATAGCCCGGCCCCCAGCTCGGCCTCCTCGTCAGTGACAGATCTGTACTGCACCCCTCACAGCAGTAGGTCAGACCTCTTCCTGCCGGGCACGGCCGGGGACTTCAGCCTGAGCGCCAGCCTGTCGGCCTGTACGCTGCTTTATGAG GGGGCCGTGGAGCCCATGCAGATCGATGTGGACCCCCAGGAAGACCCGCAGAACGCACCCGATGTCAACTACGTGGTGGAGAACCCCACCCTG gATCTGGAGCAGTATGCGGCCAGCTACAGCGGGCTAATGCGCATCGAACGACTGCAGTTCATTGCTGACCACTGCCCCCCGCTGCGGGTGGAGGCCCTGAAGATGGCCCTCTCCTTTGTGCAGAGGACCTTCAATGTGGACATGTATGAAGAGATCCACCGCAAGCTCTCGGACGCCACCAG GGAGCTGCAGAATGCTCCGGACACCATCCCAGAGAGCGGCGTGGAGCCGCCACCCCTTGACACGGCCTGGGTGGAGGCCACGCGGAAGAAGGCCTTGCTGAAGCTGGAGAAGCTGGACACGGACCTAAAGAACTACAAGGGCAACTCCATCAAGGAGAGTATCAG GCGCGGCCACGATGACCTGGGTGACCACTATCTGGACTGTGGGGACCTGAGCAATGCCCTGAAGTGTTACTCCCGGGCCCGGGACTATTGCACCAGCGCCAAGCACGTCATCAACATGTGCCTCAACGTCATCAAG GTCAGCGTCTACTTGCAGAATTGGTCTCACGTGCTGAGCTACGTCAGCAAGGCTGAGTCCACGCCGGAGATTGCCGAG CGTGGGGAGCGGGACAGCCAGACCCAGGCGATCCTCACCAAGCTCAAGTGTGCTGCAG GCCTAGCCGAGTTGGCCGCGCGCAAGTATAAGCAGGCTGCCAAGTGCTTCTTGCTGGCTTCATTTGATCACTGTGATTTCCCCGAG CTGCTATCTCCCAGCAATGTGGCCGTCTATGGTGGCCTGTGTGCCTTGGCCACTTTCGACCGCCAGGAGCTGCAGCGCAACGTCATCTCCAGCAG CTCCTTCAAGTTGTTCTTGGAGCTGGAGCCACAGGTTCGTGACATCATCTTCAAATTCTATGAGTCCAAGTACGCCTCGTGCCTCAAGATGCTGGATGAGATGAAG GACAACCTGCTCTTGGACATGTACCTGGCCCCCCACGTCAGGACCCTGTACACCCAGATCCGCAACCGCGCCCTCATCCAG TACTTCAGCCCCTACGTGTCGGCCGACATGCACAAGATGGCCGCGGCCTTCAACACCACCGTGGCGGCCCTGGAGGACGAGCTGACGCAGCTCATCCTCGAGGGGCTCATCAACGCCCGCATCAACTCCCACAGCAAG ATCCTGTACGCCAGGGATGTGGATCAACGCAGCACCACCTTTGAGAAGTCGCTGCTGATGGGGAAGGAGTTCCAGAGACGCGCCAAGGCGATGATCCTGCGGGCGGCCGTGCTGCGTAACCAGATTCACGTCAAG TCCCCTCCCCGAGAAGGGAGCCAGGGGGAGCTGACGCCGGCCAACAGCCAGTCCCGAATGAGCACCAACATGTGA
- the GPS1 gene encoding COP9 signalosome complex subunit 1 isoform X3, protein MRDSPAPSSASSSVTDLYCTPHSSRSDLFLPGTAGDFSLSASLSACTLLYEGAVEPMQIDVDPQEDPQNAPDVNYVVENPTLDLEQYAASYSGLMRIERLQFIADHCPPLRVEALKMALSFVQRTFNVDMYEEIHRKLSDATRELQNAPDTIPESGVEPPPLDTAWVEATRKKALLKLEKLDTDLKNYKGNSIKESIRRGHDDLGDHYLDCGDLSNALKCYSRARDYCTSAKHVINMCLNVIKVSVYLQNWSHVLSYVSKAESTPEIAEQRGERDSQTQAILTKLKCAAGLAELAARKYKQAAKCFLLASFDHCDFPELLSPSNVAVYGGLCALATFDRQELQRNVISSSSFKLFLELEPQVRDIIFKFYESKYASCLKMLDEMKDNLLLDMYLAPHVRTLYTQIRNRALIQYFSPYVSADMHKMAAAFNTTVAALEDELTQLILEGLINARINSHSKILYARDVDQRSTTFEKSLLMGKEFQRRAKAMILRAAVLRNQIHVKSPPREGSQGELTPANSQSRMSTNM, encoded by the exons ATGAGGGATAGCCCGGCCCCCAGCTCGGCCTCCTCGTCAGTGACAGATCTGTACTGCACCCCTCACAGCAGTAGGTCAGACCTCTTCCTGCCGGGCACGGCCGGGGACTTCAGCCTGAGCGCCAGCCTGTCGGCCTGTACGCTGCTTTATGAG GGGGCCGTGGAGCCCATGCAGATCGATGTGGACCCCCAGGAAGACCCGCAGAACGCACCCGATGTCAACTACGTGGTGGAGAACCCCACCCTG gATCTGGAGCAGTATGCGGCCAGCTACAGCGGGCTAATGCGCATCGAACGACTGCAGTTCATTGCTGACCACTGCCCCCCGCTGCGGGTGGAGGCCCTGAAGATGGCCCTCTCCTTTGTGCAGAGGACCTTCAATGTGGACATGTATGAAGAGATCCACCGCAAGCTCTCGGACGCCACCAG GGAGCTGCAGAATGCTCCGGACACCATCCCAGAGAGCGGCGTGGAGCCGCCACCCCTTGACACGGCCTGGGTGGAGGCCACGCGGAAGAAGGCCTTGCTGAAGCTGGAGAAGCTGGACACGGACCTAAAGAACTACAAGGGCAACTCCATCAAGGAGAGTATCAG GCGCGGCCACGATGACCTGGGTGACCACTATCTGGACTGTGGGGACCTGAGCAATGCCCTGAAGTGTTACTCCCGGGCCCGGGACTATTGCACCAGCGCCAAGCACGTCATCAACATGTGCCTCAACGTCATCAAG GTCAGCGTCTACTTGCAGAATTGGTCTCACGTGCTGAGCTACGTCAGCAAGGCTGAGTCCACGCCGGAGATTGCCGAG CAGCGTGGGGAGCGGGACAGCCAGACCCAGGCGATCCTCACCAAGCTCAAGTGTGCTGCAG GCCTAGCCGAGTTGGCCGCGCGCAAGTATAAGCAGGCTGCCAAGTGCTTCTTGCTGGCTTCATTTGATCACTGTGATTTCCCCGAG CTGCTATCTCCCAGCAATGTGGCCGTCTATGGTGGCCTGTGTGCCTTGGCCACTTTCGACCGCCAGGAGCTGCAGCGCAACGTCATCTCCAGCAG CTCCTTCAAGTTGTTCTTGGAGCTGGAGCCACAGGTTCGTGACATCATCTTCAAATTCTATGAGTCCAAGTACGCCTCGTGCCTCAAGATGCTGGATGAGATGAAG GACAACCTGCTCTTGGACATGTACCTGGCCCCCCACGTCAGGACCCTGTACACCCAGATCCGCAACCGCGCCCTCATCCAG TACTTCAGCCCCTACGTGTCGGCCGACATGCACAAGATGGCCGCGGCCTTCAACACCACCGTGGCGGCCCTGGAGGACGAGCTGACGCAGCTCATCCTCGAGGGGCTCATCAACGCCCGCATCAACTCCCACAGCAAG ATCCTGTACGCCAGGGATGTGGATCAACGCAGCACCACCTTTGAGAAGTCGCTGCTGATGGGGAAGGAGTTCCAGAGACGCGCCAAGGCGATGATCCTGCGGGCGGCCGTGCTGCGTAACCAGATTCACGTCAAG TCCCCTCCCCGAGAAGGGAGCCAGGGGGAGCTGACGCCGGCCAACAGCCAGTCCCGAATGAGCACCAACATGTGA
- the GPS1 gene encoding COP9 signalosome complex subunit 1 isoform X9: protein MQIDVDPQEDPQNAPDVNYVVENPTLDLEQYAASYSGLMRIERLQFIADHCPPLRVEALKMALSFVQRTFNVDMYEEIHRKLSDATRELQNAPDTIPESGVEPPPLDTAWVEATRKKALLKLEKLDTDLKNYKGNSIKESIRRGHDDLGDHYLDCGDLSNALKCYSRARDYCTSAKHVINMCLNVIKVSVYLQNWSHVLSYVSKAESTPEIAERGERDSQTQAILTKLKCAAGLAELAARKYKQAAKCFLLASFDHCDFPELLSPSNVAVYGGLCALATFDRQELQRNVISSSSFKLFLELEPQVRDIIFKFYESKYASCLKMLDEMKDNLLLDMYLAPHVRTLYTQIRNRALIQYFSPYVSADMHKMAAAFNTTVAALEDELTQLILEGLINARINSHSKILYARDVDQRSTTFEKSLLMGKEFQRRAKAMILRAAVLRNQIHVKSPPREGSQGELTPANSQSRMSTNM, encoded by the exons ATGCAGATCGATGTGGACCCCCAGGAAGACCCGCAGAACGCACCCGATGTCAACTACGTGGTGGAGAACCCCACCCTG gATCTGGAGCAGTATGCGGCCAGCTACAGCGGGCTAATGCGCATCGAACGACTGCAGTTCATTGCTGACCACTGCCCCCCGCTGCGGGTGGAGGCCCTGAAGATGGCCCTCTCCTTTGTGCAGAGGACCTTCAATGTGGACATGTATGAAGAGATCCACCGCAAGCTCTCGGACGCCACCAG GGAGCTGCAGAATGCTCCGGACACCATCCCAGAGAGCGGCGTGGAGCCGCCACCCCTTGACACGGCCTGGGTGGAGGCCACGCGGAAGAAGGCCTTGCTGAAGCTGGAGAAGCTGGACACGGACCTAAAGAACTACAAGGGCAACTCCATCAAGGAGAGTATCAG GCGCGGCCACGATGACCTGGGTGACCACTATCTGGACTGTGGGGACCTGAGCAATGCCCTGAAGTGTTACTCCCGGGCCCGGGACTATTGCACCAGCGCCAAGCACGTCATCAACATGTGCCTCAACGTCATCAAG GTCAGCGTCTACTTGCAGAATTGGTCTCACGTGCTGAGCTACGTCAGCAAGGCTGAGTCCACGCCGGAGATTGCCGAG CGTGGGGAGCGGGACAGCCAGACCCAGGCGATCCTCACCAAGCTCAAGTGTGCTGCAG GCCTAGCCGAGTTGGCCGCGCGCAAGTATAAGCAGGCTGCCAAGTGCTTCTTGCTGGCTTCATTTGATCACTGTGATTTCCCCGAG CTGCTATCTCCCAGCAATGTGGCCGTCTATGGTGGCCTGTGTGCCTTGGCCACTTTCGACCGCCAGGAGCTGCAGCGCAACGTCATCTCCAGCAG CTCCTTCAAGTTGTTCTTGGAGCTGGAGCCACAGGTTCGTGACATCATCTTCAAATTCTATGAGTCCAAGTACGCCTCGTGCCTCAAGATGCTGGATGAGATGAAG GACAACCTGCTCTTGGACATGTACCTGGCCCCCCACGTCAGGACCCTGTACACCCAGATCCGCAACCGCGCCCTCATCCAG TACTTCAGCCCCTACGTGTCGGCCGACATGCACAAGATGGCCGCGGCCTTCAACACCACCGTGGCGGCCCTGGAGGACGAGCTGACGCAGCTCATCCTCGAGGGGCTCATCAACGCCCGCATCAACTCCCACAGCAAG ATCCTGTACGCCAGGGATGTGGATCAACGCAGCACCACCTTTGAGAAGTCGCTGCTGATGGGGAAGGAGTTCCAGAGACGCGCCAAGGCGATGATCCTGCGGGCGGCCGTGCTGCGTAACCAGATTCACGTCAAG TCCCCTCCCCGAGAAGGGAGCCAGGGGGAGCTGACGCCGGCCAACAGCCAGTCCCGAATGAGCACCAACATGTGA